GCACAGGAGAGCACGACGTCGCCCAGTCCCGAAAGCCCCATCAAGGTCTCGGCCTGCGCGCCATGGGCTTCGCCGAAGCGGCGCAGTTCCGAAAAGCCGCGCGCCACCAGTGCGGCCCGGGCGCTCTCGCCAAGCCCGAGACCGATCGCGATGCCAGCGGCAATGGCAAGCACGTTCTTAGCGGCACCGCCGATCTCGACGCCGCGCGGATCGCTGCTGTGATAGATGCGCAGCGCGGATGAATTCAGCGCCTCGGCCAGTCCCTGTGCCAGTACGGCGTCGCTACAGGCAAGTGTCAGCGCTGTCGGCAGGCCACGGGCGATATCGGCGGCAAAGCTCGGCCCCGACAGCACCGCAGGAACCGCATGCGGCATTGCCTCGGTGATGATCTGCGTGGTGAAGCGTCCGCTGCCCTGCTCGATACCCTTGGCGGCCGAGATCACCGGCAGCCCTTCGCGCAGCGGCGGGGCGAGTAGCTCGGAAGCCGCACGCAGCGCCTGTGTCGGCACCGCCAGGATCAGCGCCTCGGCCTGTGCCAGTGCCGCGATATCCGAAACCGGTTCGATCGCGTCGGGTAGCTTTGCACCCGGCAATCGTGGTGCCTCGCGCTTGTCGCGCAGGCTCGCCACGGTCTCCTCGTCGCGGGCCCAGAGCAGCACCCGGCGCCCGGCCCGCGCCGCGGCAAGCGCCAGCGCCGAGCCGAAAGCGCCGGCACCGGCGACGCCGATCGTCCCGTAACGGGCTTGTCCGCTCATGCCTTCGCCCTGAGTTCGTCGAGCGGCCAGCGCGGGCGCGCCACTGCGGTCATATCGTCGACCAGGCCGAGCCGCAGGCGCTCCAGACCGGCCCAGGCGATCATCGCGCCATTGTCGCCGCACAGCGCCATCGGCGGCGCGACCATCGGTAGACCGGCCTCTGTCGCGAGCCGCACCAGCCCGTTGCGGATCTGCTGGTTGGCGGCGACGCCCCCGGCCACGACCAGCGAGGTCGGCTTGATCCCGGCCTCGCGGCAGGCGCGCAGGCCGGCCCGCGTCCGGTCGACCAGCACGTCGACGACCGCCGCCTGGAAGGAGGCGCAGAGATCGGCGACGTCACGGTCGGAGAGCGGCGCGATCCGCTCGGCAACCAACCGCACCGCTGTCTTAAGGCCCGACAGCGAGAAATCCGGATTGGGCCGTCCGCTCATCGGCCGCGGGAATTCGAAGCGCTCGGGATCGCCGGCCTTCGCCTCGCGCTCGACCGAGGGACCGCCTGGATAGGGCAGGCCGAGCATCTTGGCGATCTTGTCGAAGGCCTCGCCGACCGCATCGTCGATCGTGGTGCCGAGCCGGAGGTAGTCGCCGACGCCGCGCACCGCGAGCAACTGCGTGTGACCACCCGATACCAGCAGCAGCAGATAGGGAAAGGCGATGTCGTCGGTCAGCCGCGCCGTCAGGGCATGGCCTTCGAGATGGTTGATCGCGATGAAGGGCCGGCCCGTCACCAGCGCGATCGCCTTGGCGGTGGTGAGACCGACCATGACGCCGCCGATCAGCCCCGGCCCAGCCGCTGCGGCGACGCCGTCGATCTCGGACGGCTTCATGCCGGCGGTCTCGAAGGCGCGCATCACGATCCGGTCGATCGCCTCGACATGGGCCCGCGCGGCGATCTCGGGCACGACGCCGCCATAGGCGGCATGCGCCGCGATCTGGCTGAGGATTTCGTTCGACAGGATTTTGGCTTCGCCAGAGCGTTCGACCGAGACGATCGCGGCGGCCGTCTCGTCGCAGGTCGTCTCTATGCCCAGAACTCGCATGCTCATCGTGACGTTGGGCGGGCATCGACCCTGAAGCCGGGGCGCCGCCAGGGTGCGCGGTTTCGCGCGGGGATTTCCTCCGTATAGTGCTGCATGAAGGCGAAGGCCAATGGCCAGCGCCGGTTGATGGCGCGAAAGCGGAGACCTCGCAGCGAATGACCGATATGCCGACCCCGCCACGCGAAAGCCGGCTCCCTGGCCGCTTCATTCTCGGCACGCGTGGCAGCCCACTGGCCCTGGCGCAGGCGCACGAGCTTGCGCGCCGGCTCGGCGCCGCCCATGGCTGGGACAGCGCCGAGTTGCCACTGGATGTGATCCGTACCACCGGCGACGCGATCCAGAATCGCGCGCTGTCGGAAGCGGGCGGCAAGGGGCTCTTCACCAAGGAAATCGACGCCGCCCAGCTCGCCGGCACCATCGATTTTGCCGTCCATTCCGCCAAGGATTTGCCGACCGCCCTGCCCGATGGCCTCGTCATCGCCGGCTATCTGCCACGCGAGGACGTTCGCGACGCGCTGATCGCGCGCGGCATCTCGCGCCTCGCCGACCTGCCGCAGGGCGCCGTCGTAGGCTCAGCCTCGCTGCGGCGCCAGGCCATCCTCAAGCGGGCCCGCCCCGATCTCGAGGTGACACTGCTGCGCGGCAATGTCGGACGGCGACTGGAGAAGGTCGCGAGCGGCGAGATCGATGCGACCCTGCTCGCCCTCGCCGGCCTGCGCCGCCTCGGCCTTGCCGACAAGGCAAGCGGCATCCTCTCGCTCGAGGAATGCCTGCCCGCCGTTGGACAGGGCGCGATCGCCGTGGTGATTCGCGCCAATGACGCTGCCGCCGCCGCAGCGCTCGGCCCGATCATCTGCCGCGACACCGGCCATGCCCTTGCTGCCGAGCGTGCCTACCTGACCGAGCTCGACGGCTCCTGCCGCACACCGATCGCCGGCCACGCCACCGTCGACGGCGACCGCCTGCACTTGCGTGGCCTTCTGCTCTCGCCCGACGGTAAGGCGAGCGCCGAGGGCGAGCGCCTTGGTTCCGTCACGGAGGCCGCGCAACTGGGAGCCGATCTTGGGCGCGAATTGCGCGCCCGCGCCCCGGCCGGCATCTACGATCCGGCCTGAGCAAAGTCCGCACGAGGAGACGATATGCGCGTTCTGGTGTTCAGACCTCAGCAGGATGCCGAGCGCAGCGCGCAAGCCTTGCGCGAGCGCGGCCAGGATCCGGTGGTCGCGCCGCTGTTCCAGATCATACCGAGCGGCGAGAAGCCGCCGAAGGGGCCGTTCGACGCCCTCGTCCTGACCAGCGCCAATGCCGTGCCGGCAGTGGAAACCCTGCCGAAGGCTTGGCGCGAGACCCTGCCAGCCTTCTGCGTCGGCACGCGCACGGCGGACACGGTCGGCAAGCTCGGCTTCACCGCGCACAGCGCTCAAGGCGGGCGCGCCGAGCTGCTGGCGCTGATCCTCCAACAATTGCCGAAGGGCCAGAAGCTGCTCTTCGTCGCTGGCCGTGATCGCCACGAGGACTTGCCGCAGCAATTGCGCGATGCCGGTCACGAGGTGGCCCTGTGGACGGCCTATGAGGCGAAGGCTGTCGATGCCCTGCCCGCCCCGGCCGCCGACGCCTTGCGTGACGGCTCGGCCGACGCCGCCCTGCATTATTCGCCGCGCAGCGCCCAAATCTTCCTCGACCTCGCCGGCAAGGCCGGGCTGGCCGAGCAGGCACAGGCGCTGCCCCAGATCGCACTCTCGATCGAGGTCGCCGCGCCCCTGATCGCGGCCGGTTCGGACACCGTGCTCGTCGCCGAACATCCCGAAGAAGCAGCCCTCTTCGCCGCACTCGACCAGCTTCCCGCTCGCACTCTGCTGACTGGCGATGCTAAGGAGCCGGAAGCGGCAGAGGACAAGGACGGCATGACGGCAGAGCCGAGCAGCGAACAGGGCCCGGCCGGCAAGCGCCGCAATCGCTCCGGCAGGACACCGCCGACCATCGAGCTTGCGGCTACCGACACTGTCGAGACCTTATCTGCCGAGGCCACCGCTTCGGCGACAAGCGCGGCCGCGGCCGAGCGCACCGAGACACAAGCCGAAGCGGTGCTACCGACAGAAGCGCTCGCCCAGGAATTCACGCCGCCACCGGTGCCCGAGCATCAGCGCCGCTACAATCTGCCGACCGTCGCGCTCGCCGGCCTCGCCGGTGGCGTGATCGGCGCCGGCCTGGTGCTGCTGGGTCTGCGCCTCTCCGGTCCGGATGACGGCGCGCAACTGGCCGAGCTTGCCAAGCGCGTCGAGACGTTGCAGGCACAGAGCGCCGCTTTGCCCAACCGCGCAGCACTCGATGCCGTCGACCGCAAGGCAGCGGCAGCGGCCGAGAGCGCCGCCAAGGCAAGCGGCGAGGCGCAGGCCAATGCCGCTCGGCTCGCCGAACTGGCCAAGGCAGCTCCGGCTGCCGGTGCGACGATCGCCGCCGGGCTGAACGAGAAGCTCGACCGCGCCGACAGCACCGCGACCGCGGCTCGCGACGCAGCCGCGACGCTGGGCCAGCGTCTCGCTGGCGTCGAAGCGGCCGCCAAGAGCGCTGCCCAGCCGAGCAAGCAGGCAGTGGCCGCTGCGCGCGTCGTCCTGGCCGAGCGCATCCGCGACGCGATCGGATCGGGCCGGCCCTTCCAGCCCGATCTCGCCGCCCTCGGCGACATCCCCGCCGAGCAGCGCGCAGCTCTCGCCGCGGTGGCCGGTACTGGCGCCGCGACTCGCGACCAGCTGCTGACGCAATTCAGGAGCCATCGCGCCCTTTTCGTGCGCGAAACCGTGCCGGCCGCGAACAGCTGGGAAGACAAGCTGCTTGGGCTGGCGAGCCGCATCGTCACCATCCGCCCGGTCGGCGAGTCCGGCTCAACCGATCCCGCGACCCTGCCGATTCGGCTGGAAGCGGCGCTCACCCAGAACGACGTCGTGAAGGCGGCTGAGCTCTGGACGCAATTGCCCGAGCCGGCACGGCGTGGCAGCGAAGCTTTCGGCCTGGCGTTGAGGCTGCGAGCGATCGCGGAATCGACGATCAACCGCATCGCGCAGGATGCGGTCGCGGCGCTGGGTACGGCAGGCTGAGAAGGATAGATCCCGATGGTTCGCGTACTGGTCTATCTCTTCATCATCGCGCTCGTCGCCATCGGCGCGGTCTGGCTCGCCGACCGGCCGGGCGAGGTCTCGATCCTCTGGCAGGGCTACCGCATCGAGACCAGCGTCGCGATCGCCGCGATCGGCGTCGTCGTGCTCGCCTTTCTCACTTTGGTCGCCTGGGCGATCATGCGCTTCGTCTTCGGCCTGCCCTCCGCTTTCGGCTTTGCCTCGCGGGCACGGCGCCGGGCTCGCGGTTTCGAGGCGATCTCGCGCGGCATGGTCGCGATCGGTGCTGGCGATCCCATCGCCGCCGGACGCCATGCCGTCGATGCCCGCAAATTCGTGGCCAATGAGCCGCTGACATTGCTGCTCGAAGCGCAGTCGGCCCAGCTCTCCGGCGATCGCGGCCAGGCCGAGGCCGCCTTCAAGGCGATGCTCGACAAGCCGGAAACCCGCGTGCTCGGCCTGCGCGGGCTCTTCGTCGAAGCGCGCCGGCGCGGCGACATGACCGCGGCCCGTGCCTTCGCCGACGATGCGGTGCGCCGTTCGCCTTCGCTCGCCTGGGCCAACGACGCCCTGCTCGACTTCCACACCGCCGCAGGCGACTGGCAGGCGGCTCGCACCGCGGTCGAGCGCCGGGCCGCGCTGCGCCTCTCCGACAAGGGCGAGGCCAAACGCCAGCGCGCTGTCCTGCTCGCAGCCGAGGCGCTCGACGCCAAGGATCGCGAGCCTGAGAAGGCGCTTGCCGCCGCGCTCGAAGCGGTCAAGCTCGCGCCAGGTCTGACCCCAGCCGCCGCCTTGGCCGGCCGAATGCTGTCGGAACGCGGCGACATCAAGAAGGCGGCACGATTGCTCGAAGCGGCCTGGAAGCAGGTCTCGCATCCCGATGTCGCCAGCGCCTATCTCGACGTCCGGCCCGGCGACAGTGCCCGCGACCGCCTTGCCCGTGCCGAGACGCTGACCAAGCTGCGCCCGGCTGATCCCGAAGGCGTGCTGGCCTTGGCCGGCGCCGCCATCCACGCCCAGGATTTTGCCCGCGCCCGTTCCACGCTGAAGCCGCTGCTCGCCGGCGGCGCTTCGGTCCGCGCCTGCCTGCTGATGGCCGAGCTGGAAGAGGCCGAGCACGGCGCAACCGGCCGCGTCCGCGAATGGCTGGGGCGCGCCACCCGCGCCCCGCGTGACGCCGCCTGGGTCGCCGATGGCCTCGTCTCCGATCAGTGGCTGCCGGTCTCGCCGATCTCCGGCCGGCTCGATGCCTTTGTCTGGACCGTGCCGCCGGCGACGCTCGGCAGCCAGGGCGCCCATCTCAACGACGATGTCCTCGCCGATCTCGACGAGCCCTCGGCGCCATTGCTGGAAGGCAAGGCCGAGGTCGCGGAGGCAGTGACGGTGCCGGCCGGGCTTGCCCCGCCCGTGACGATCGAGCAGCCAAAAGCCGAGGCAAAGCCGGAGCCCAAGGCTGAGGCCAAAGTGGAACCGCCTGCCGCGCCGGCTCCGCCCCCGGCGGAGCCTGTCGTCGAGATCGCGCCAGTAACGACGAAGCCGGCGCCGCAGCAGGCCAAACCCGCCCCGGTTGTCTTCCCGGTCGCGCATGCCCCGGACGATCCGGGCCCCGAGCAGCAGGCGCCAGGCGAGGCCAAGGGTCGCTTCCGGATCTTCAGCTGACAAGCACGTCATTCTCGGCCGAAGCGTAGCGAAGAGCCGAGAATCTCGTGACGAGAAAGCTCCAATCGGAGCCTCCTCCGGCCTGAGATGCTCGGGTCAAGCCCGAGCATGACGCATGATCCCAGGGTGTGATTTTTTCCCCGAGCGCCTATAGACGGCGCATGACCACACCCGAAACTGCCACCGAACTCGTCATTGCCCCCGAGCAGGCAGGCCTGCGCCTCGACAAGGCTCTCGCACTGCTCGGCGGCGAGGTCTCGCGCGCCCGCCTGCAGCAGGTGATCAAGGAGGGCGGCGTCAGCGTCGACGGCGCGGTTGTCGTCGATGGCAGCCGCAAGGTCGTCGCCGGCCAGCGCCTTTCTCTCGTGATGCCCGAAGCGAAGCCCGCCGCGCCGATCGGCCAGGACATCCCGCTCACCGTCGTCTTCGAGGACGAGCACCTGATCGTGATCGACAAGCCGGCCGGGCTCGTCGTCCATCCCGCCGGCGGCCATGAGGACGGCACGCTGGTCAACGCGCTGATCGCCCATTGCGGCGAGAGCCTCTCCGGCATCGGCGGCGTGCGCCGGCCGGGCATCGTCCACCGGCTCGACAAGGACACCAGCGGCCTGCTCGTCGTCGCCAAGAACGACAAGGCCCATCGCGGCCTCGCCAAGCAATTCGCCGACCATGGCCGCACCGGGCCGCTGGAGCGGGCCTATCTCGCTATAGTCTGGGGTTCGCCCCGCCGGCAGACCGGCACGATCGATGCCCCGATCGAGCGCTCCAACCGCAATCGCGAGAAGATGATGGTGGTCGGTGAGGGGCGCGGCCGCGAGGCGATCACGCATATCGAGCTGATCGAGCGCTACCCGCCTCTGCTGCGCGGTCATGAGGAGATCGAGGCGCTGGCGAGCCTGGTCGAGTGCCAGCTCGAAACCGGCCGCACGCACCAGATCCGCGTGCATATGAGCCATATCGGCCACCCGCTGCTCGGCGACCAGCTCTATGGTTCCGGCTTCATGACCAAAGCGAGCCGCCTGCCGGAGAAAGCCCAGGCCGCGCTCGCCGATCTCGGCCGCCAGGCGCTGCATGCGCGCCTGCTCGGATTCGAACATCCGGTCACTCGCGAGGAATTGCGCTTCGAGTCGGAACCGCCGACCGACTTTGCACGTTTGCAAGCCGAGCTCTCGATCCTGTGACGGATTTTTGCTGCGCTGCCCACTTTCCGCCACCCTCGCATCGTCTATACTGCACTGCGAAAGCGGATGGCTAAAGGGGCGCCGCTGAGGTGCTGAGCCAGCGATTCGACGGAGGTCGTCGCTGGAGGGAGCACCGAAAAATCCTGCCCGATGGAACATCGGGTGGTTGGCTCGCCGTGAAGCGGGAGCCGGAAAAGGAGTACGAGCATGGCGATTGCATCGCTGCCCGTCATGTCCGCGGAGGGCGGACTTTCACGTTACCTGGATGAGATTCGTCGGTTTCCGATGCTGGAACCGAACGAGGAATTCATGCTGGCCAAGAG
This sequence is a window from Bosea vestrisii. Protein-coding genes within it:
- a CDS encoding RluA family pseudouridine synthase produces the protein MTTPETATELVIAPEQAGLRLDKALALLGGEVSRARLQQVIKEGGVSVDGAVVVDGSRKVVAGQRLSLVMPEAKPAAPIGQDIPLTVVFEDEHLIVIDKPAGLVVHPAGGHEDGTLVNALIAHCGESLSGIGGVRRPGIVHRLDKDTSGLLVVAKNDKAHRGLAKQFADHGRTGPLERAYLAIVWGSPRRQTGTIDAPIERSNRNREKMMVVGEGRGREAITHIELIERYPPLLRGHEEIEALASLVECQLETGRTHQIRVHMSHIGHPLLGDQLYGSGFMTKASRLPEKAQAALADLGRQALHARLLGFEHPVTREELRFESEPPTDFARLQAELSIL
- the hemC gene encoding hydroxymethylbilane synthase, whose amino-acid sequence is MTDMPTPPRESRLPGRFILGTRGSPLALAQAHELARRLGAAHGWDSAELPLDVIRTTGDAIQNRALSEAGGKGLFTKEIDAAQLAGTIDFAVHSAKDLPTALPDGLVIAGYLPREDVRDALIARGISRLADLPQGAVVGSASLRRQAILKRARPDLEVTLLRGNVGRRLEKVASGEIDATLLALAGLRRLGLADKASGILSLEECLPAVGQGAIAVVIRANDAAAAAALGPIICRDTGHALAAERAYLTELDGSCRTPIAGHATVDGDRLHLRGLLLSPDGKASAEGERLGSVTEAAQLGADLGRELRARAPAGIYDPA
- a CDS encoding NAD(P)H-dependent glycerol-3-phosphate dehydrogenase; this translates as MSGQARYGTIGVAGAGAFGSALALAAARAGRRVLLWARDEETVASLRDKREAPRLPGAKLPDAIEPVSDIAALAQAEALILAVPTQALRAASELLAPPLREGLPVISAAKGIEQGSGRFTTQIITEAMPHAVPAVLSGPSFAADIARGLPTALTLACSDAVLAQGLAEALNSSALRIYHSSDPRGVEIGGAAKNVLAIAAGIAIGLGLGESARAALVARGFSELRRFGEAHGAQAETLMGLSGLGDVVLSCATAQSRNFAYGQALGQGRSPTEAAGGKLAEGAFTASVLVEMARAQQIDMPIAEAVATIIAGTVGVREAVADLLARPVRAEN
- a CDS encoding uroporphyrinogen-III synthase, producing MRVLVFRPQQDAERSAQALRERGQDPVVAPLFQIIPSGEKPPKGPFDALVLTSANAVPAVETLPKAWRETLPAFCVGTRTADTVGKLGFTAHSAQGGRAELLALILQQLPKGQKLLFVAGRDRHEDLPQQLRDAGHEVALWTAYEAKAVDALPAPAADALRDGSADAALHYSPRSAQIFLDLAGKAGLAEQAQALPQIALSIEVAAPLIAAGSDTVLVAEHPEEAALFAALDQLPARTLLTGDAKEPEAAEDKDGMTAEPSSEQGPAGKRRNRSGRTPPTIELAATDTVETLSAEATASATSAAAAERTETQAEAVLPTEALAQEFTPPPVPEHQRRYNLPTVALAGLAGGVIGAGLVLLGLRLSGPDDGAQLAELAKRVETLQAQSAALPNRAALDAVDRKAAAAAESAAKASGEAQANAARLAELAKAAPAAGATIAAGLNEKLDRADSTATAARDAAATLGQRLAGVEAAAKSAAQPSKQAVAAARVVLAERIRDAIGSGRPFQPDLAALGDIPAEQRAALAAVAGTGAATRDQLLTQFRSHRALFVRETVPAANSWEDKLLGLASRIVTIRPVGESGSTDPATLPIRLEAALTQNDVVKAAELWTQLPEPARRGSEAFGLALRLRAIAESTINRIAQDAVAALGTAG
- the tsaD gene encoding tRNA (adenosine(37)-N6)-threonylcarbamoyltransferase complex transferase subunit TsaD yields the protein MRVLGIETTCDETAAAIVSVERSGEAKILSNEILSQIAAHAAYGGVVPEIAARAHVEAIDRIVMRAFETAGMKPSEIDGVAAAAGPGLIGGVMVGLTTAKAIALVTGRPFIAINHLEGHALTARLTDDIAFPYLLLLVSGGHTQLLAVRGVGDYLRLGTTIDDAVGEAFDKIAKMLGLPYPGGPSVEREAKAGDPERFEFPRPMSGRPNPDFSLSGLKTAVRLVAERIAPLSDRDVADLCASFQAAVVDVLVDRTRAGLRACREAGIKPTSLVVAGGVAANQQIRNGLVRLATEAGLPMVAPPMALCGDNGAMIAWAGLERLRLGLVDDMTAVARPRWPLDELRAKA
- a CDS encoding heme biosynthesis protein HemY encodes the protein MVRVLVYLFIIALVAIGAVWLADRPGEVSILWQGYRIETSVAIAAIGVVVLAFLTLVAWAIMRFVFGLPSAFGFASRARRRARGFEAISRGMVAIGAGDPIAAGRHAVDARKFVANEPLTLLLEAQSAQLSGDRGQAEAAFKAMLDKPETRVLGLRGLFVEARRRGDMTAARAFADDAVRRSPSLAWANDALLDFHTAAGDWQAARTAVERRAALRLSDKGEAKRQRAVLLAAEALDAKDREPEKALAAALEAVKLAPGLTPAAALAGRMLSERGDIKKAARLLEAAWKQVSHPDVASAYLDVRPGDSARDRLARAETLTKLRPADPEGVLALAGAAIHAQDFARARSTLKPLLAGGASVRACLLMAELEEAEHGATGRVREWLGRATRAPRDAAWVADGLVSDQWLPVSPISGRLDAFVWTVPPATLGSQGAHLNDDVLADLDEPSAPLLEGKAEVAEAVTVPAGLAPPVTIEQPKAEAKPEPKAEAKVEPPAAPAPPPAEPVVEIAPVTTKPAPQQAKPAPVVFPVAHAPDDPGPEQQAPGEAKGRFRIFS